AGCGTGACTTCTGTCTCTGCCGCTGCTTCTTCCGGATGACGGGGATCCAGACGAAGCCGCAAACCAGGAGCATCAGCCCCAGGGACAGAAAAGCTGGGCCGCACATTTTGTAAACATTCTTATTGATTGTTATGAAGCAGGACAGGCTGGTGACCACCACCCCAAAGAGGAAGATGGCGCCTCCGACAGAAACCACCACGATGGGCTTGTGGTAGATTTCCCACTTGTTCCTGGGTGCATTGGCCCAGACAGACTCACTCCTAGAGCTGATGCACAGCGTGCTGGCTGTGTTGCTAGTGATCAAATCCTTGGATTCAGGGGACTTTTCACTCCCATCCAGGCTCTTGGGGTGGGTTTCCATGGTGCTGGGCATTGCAGGTCGGGGGTTAATGCCTGAGAGGAATAGAAGAGGAAAACAGAGGGGATTAGCACTGCGGGGACTGACATTCATTCATAGGGTCATGCTGTTT
This portion of the Dermochelys coriacea isolate rDerCor1 chromosome 14, rDerCor1.pri.v4, whole genome shotgun sequence genome encodes:
- the PIRT gene encoding phosphoinositide-interacting protein, whose protein sequence is MPSTMETHPKSLDGSEKSPESKDLITSNTASTLCISSRSESVWANAPRNKWEIYHKPIVVVSVGGAIFLFGVVVTSLSCFITINKNVYKMCGPAFLSLGLMLLVCGFVWIPVIRKKQRQRQKSRFFQNIKSFFFNR